The segment GAATGAAAGGATGTACGGATGAAAAGGACTAGAAAACCAGCGCAGAAAAAATCGGCTAGGCCCGAAAGGAAAGTTATAAAGCCCTACGACCCGACCGGGCCGGTAAAGGCGTATATGACCCGTAACCCATCGGTTGTGTCCTCCGAGACGGGGGCTAAAACGGGCTTCTGGATCCTACAAACAAAGGGTTTTAAACAACTTCTGGTGATGGACCGGGGAAAACTGGTGGGTATCGTCAGTGACAGGGATTTTCGCAGGCCGCAGTTTAGGGACAAGCCCGTGGGCGAGGTCGAATACTGGGAAGAATATTACAGCATTAACGACTTATACAAGATAAAAGACATAAAAACATCTGATGTCATCACCATTAACGAAAACGCCCCTTTAATTGATGCAGTCAGGATATTTAAACAGAAGAAATTCAACGCCCTC is part of the Thermodesulfobacteriota bacterium genome and harbors:
- a CDS encoding CBS domain-containing protein, whose translation is MKRTRKPAQKKSARPERKVIKPYDPTGPVKAYMTRNPSVVSSETGAKTGFWILQTKGFKQLLVMDRGKLVGIVSDRDFRRPQFRDKPVGEVEYWEEYYSINDLYKIKDIKTSDVITINENAPLIDAVRIFKQKKFNALPVLSDSGKLVGILTVHDILSSLVSSYKNKR